AGCATTGATATCTACCTATGGTTTCTATGGAACAGATAGATATTGCTGTATTGTGTGGCCGCGATGCCAAGGGTTGCCAGCGCTAAGAGAATTGAAAGACTGAGCATAGCATTGCTCCTACTTAAGTCTGAGATCAGAGTCTACTCGCTGCGAACTGAAGTCTGAGCTTCTAGGGAGAAGTGATACCCAAAGACGCAGGCGATCACCCAAAAGCTGATGAGTTGTGTAAATAGAAAAGACCACATGACACGGTGCTCCAAGTTAAGGGTGTCGCTTTGTACGCTTCTTTCAATCAACCTACAATTGACTTTCACTCGTTGTGTATGAAGAAGTGGGATTTGTACCTCTACTTATCTCTAGAGCTTGCCCAATAGTGTAGACAATTGCCTCACCCCACTGGGTAGTATTGTCGTGATGGCCTTGAGAAAGTTTCCGGCAAGTTGCTTCGATATATGAAGCAGAGGCCAGCTTCCCTCAAGACTCCAGCTTTTACCTGATCTGAAGACCGACAAAGAGGTTTTGGCCATTGTCTCATTTCGCCATTCATCTTGCTCAATTCCATACACGATGGTAGTTCTAGCTTTATTATCTCTAACCTGTATCTGACAAAAGATATCTTTGTCGGTGCTCTGGATCGCCTTCTCAGTTTTCTCAGCGAACTCGACCAATACCCTCAGCAAGTTCGTCGTTGGCATATAGAAATGGATCATTTAGGTCTCAGACAACCCTCGTAGATTGAAGGTATCGAGGTTGGAGAACCAAATGATAAACAAGAAAAGCCACCAAATTAATACCGCTCTTGTTGGACTCGCCGTTGCTATCCTTGGCTTAACGACGGGCCGCACGGTTGAAGCGAAAACCCTTGATCACGCCATTGAGAACCAGTCAGAGACGCAGCTGGTTGCCCTCAAGTTCAAGAAGTTTAAGAAAGGCCACCACGGTCACAAAAAATTCCATCACAGTCCGAAGCGATTCAAGAAAGTGAAGAAGATCCACCGCGGTCACGACAAATTTCATGGCAAGAAATTTGTTGGCCACAAGAACTTCCATCATGGTCACCATTTTCGTTAGTTCTTTACTCTGAGTCCCTGAACCAAAACTAGCTGGTGATCAATTTCTTCGATTCTGTAGGTCCAGTTTTTCTGACCTAGCACCTCGCTGCTGCACACCCGTTCTATCGGTGGCGAGGTCCCTATCCACAGGCTCTTAAGCAATATCATGGCTCTGCAGGACTCTCACAACGGCAACGGCCCTTTACCTTTTGAAGTGGGCCGTGGGCGTCAATATCTTTGCAGATTTCTTAGCCCCTGAATCGTTAAACTGCCTTCAAAAATGCCGCTCTAGGTATTCGGGCCCTGGGACTTGAGGCGGTCTTCCCTAGTCAGATCCTTCCCAGCTCATCTGAGAAAAGAATGGCAGCCCTCTCTATCAATCCAAATCTGTAAGCAGCATAACGACTACACAGAATTGTTCGATTTCTATTATTTTTGACACGTAGAGGATGAATCATGGTTTACCCTAAAACTGCTCTATATTCCCTTGGGCTTGTAATGAGCGTATTTTCCATTAGTCTTCCGGCCCTGTCGGCACCTCGTGCCAACGAACCGAGCGAGCCGACTGAACTCGCTTCTGGTTTAGGTACTCCCATTATCAGCTCCCGCTCTCCTCTAGTGGAGAAAACAGAGACATCATCGCGCTCAGCAAATAGTATCGAAACTCGCATCGATTTAGGTATTGATATTCCCCGCCAGTCTACATCCTCACAAATCTCATCTTTCCGCTGGCAGCCAGAATTACGTAATGGACAGCGGCGGAGCGACTTACAAAGTCGTTCTTTATTCCAGTCTGAGCTGTGAGATTGCTAGTTCGACGATTCAGACGATTAGCCGCCAAAGACCTGCGGCCAGACCAATCGTGGTCAAATGCTGGGGCATAAGAGTCCAGAATGATTGACGGCCGATTTTCTGAGTTAACAGCAGGGTTAGAACGACTGCGGCCATCAACGTTGACCCCTGCAAAAAGTTGATGACGGCCGGATGGGCTACCAAAATCGGCAGGTCAATACTCGAGAGACCAAAGGTCGCTAGCGTAATCGGTAAAATTTGCCCCGCCTCGGTTAAGCCCAAGTCAAGGTAGTGAGCTAGGCTGCTGCCAAGGACGAGCGGGAGGTAGCCATAGGCCATCTCGACAAAAGGGCGGGGCTTTCTCTGTAAGGAATATTGAAACCTGTAGGTGATTAGAGGGATTAGAGATGCGATCGCAAGCACACCAACAGACACCCCTAAGTGCGGCCAAAACTCACCTAAGCGCAAATTGACCGGCAGCAGCGACTCGATCTCCGGCAACCGATGCAGGAAAATACCGCCCAGCAACAGCAGCAGCAGCGCCACCTCATAGCTACGGGGCTGATGGGTCGTCCACAGCTCAATCCCAGGGGGGCGCAGATTCACCTCAACCGAGCGATGGGGACAAGCCTTGAGGCAGGTCATACACAATACACAGTCTCGATTTTCCTCTAGCTGAGCGGGATGAGAATAGATCGGACAGCCGTTCGTTTCTTGTCCCTCACCCTTTTCAGGACCGCCCTTGTAGCACTGGTAGGTACTGCACTCCGCCGAACAGGTGCCCTGCTGGGCGCGCAGCTCGGTCATCGAAAGTTTGGCAAACAGGCCGTTCATCCCACCAATCGGGCACAGGTAGCGGCACCAAAAGCGACGCTCAAAGATCACGGAAAAAATTACTGCCCCCGCCGTAATCAACAGCAGCAGACAGCTCGACAGATAGGCCGTATTCTCTAGATTCCATAGCTCCTCCCAGAGGAAGATCAGCACAAATAAACTGTAGAGAAACCAGCCGCCCCATCGTTCCGCTTCCTGGCGAGGCCAGCTTTTGAGCTGCCGGGGCACCAGCCACAGCGACAGCTTTTGCGCCACCTCGCCATAGATCATGAATGGACAGACCGAACACCACAAACGACCTACGAACGGAAAGCTGAGCAGCACCAACGGCCACCACCAAGCCCAAAACAAATTGAGAGCTACGTTCTGATCACGCTGCTGCGGCCCTAAGAACAGCAGCAGGACAACGAGGGCAAAAGCCGTGAGCGTAAAGCCGTAGTTAATGCGGGTGGGCCACCAGTCACTACGCAGAAACGCGCGAAGTCCTGGATAGGCATTCAGTAAGTTCAGTCGGAACCGCTGCTTAGGTGCTTGAGCTGGCCAAAACAATTCTTCCGTCAGGTTACAGCTGCCAGAAACCTGAGCCATCGCTCGCTCAATCAATCCCTGCAATTCGGCTAAATTACCAGGGAAGCTATAGGCCTGCAGTCGTCTGAGAGCGGTCGAGGAAATACCGCGCCTCGAGATACCCTGCTCTTGGGCAGTCAGGCTAATGTAATAGCTAACCTGCGTCTTCATGTCAGCCTTGCGAACCCGCAGCGGCGGTACTTTAATGGAGTGCCCGACCCAGCCATCAATCTCAGGGAGAACCTGCTCAGA
This is a stretch of genomic DNA from Acaryochloris thomasi RCC1774. It encodes these proteins:
- a CDS encoding sigma 54-interacting transcriptional regulator yields the protein MESPKQSIIWLKERSQLNLFPEPILKALAPSLQEISVAENRRLVLEDTQPDALYILYEGRMEQYRTHEKSAAWASSLLPGTVLHLNELLLEQPTQYTAITLTDCQLWMIPKAEFLEIAVQHPEMVQLVSRQLSQDLAEVSAQLAQEQERQTILRPYLVPRAQRGIVGKSRYASKLRQQIQEASQDRSSVLVFGEPGLEKDNAAALIHFGSQWRREPIIQVNCRTLQASGAELFGRAGGQPGFLKALGQGTLVLNNIQELPKELQQKLQVLLETESYTPVSRDSQVAPQKTQARIMMVSEQVLPEIDGWVGHSIKVPPLRVRKADMKTQVSYYISLTAQEQGISRRGISSTALRRLQAYSFPGNLAELQGLIERAMAQVSGSCNLTEELFWPAQAPKQRFRLNLLNAYPGLRAFLRSDWWPTRINYGFTLTAFALVVLLLFLGPQQRDQNVALNLFWAWWWPLVLLSFPFVGRLWCSVCPFMIYGEVAQKLSLWLVPRQLKSWPRQEAERWGGWFLYSLFVLIFLWEELWNLENTAYLSSCLLLLITAGAVIFSVIFERRFWCRYLCPIGGMNGLFAKLSMTELRAQQGTCSAECSTYQCYKGGPEKGEGQETNGCPIYSHPAQLEENRDCVLCMTCLKACPHRSVEVNLRPPGIELWTTHQPRSYEVALLLLLLGGIFLHRLPEIESLLPVNLRLGEFWPHLGVSVGVLAIASLIPLITYRFQYSLQRKPRPFVEMAYGYLPLVLGSSLAHYLDLGLTEAGQILPITLATFGLSSIDLPILVAHPAVINFLQGSTLMAAVVLTLLLTQKIGRQSFWTLMPQHLTTIGLAAGLWRLIV